ACTTTCTTTGAAACTTTGTACTTTTTATAAGCTACTATCGGTCCCAGGTTAAATTAGGtgaaagtggctgtccatgatggaaacggatacacttaggccagtttaatagtggtaccacatgaatcttgaggcttcctcctaagctcaatggaacgaGTTTGAGTCCtttacaaaacgtgagaggTTAATTATGCTGATacgatttagatcgttaaagaagaattctcctagataAATCTGGcttttttgagctagagcagggcatgtacagagaaggtgaagaactttttcctcctcttcctcgtccatacagcttctgcaaaagtcatttgagaatagacctagtcgcgtggcgtgcggttatgacacctattatcgagctaatatgcgatctgcttagagatagcaagcacttgaacgttttaaatctagaGTTGGACacatttttgtgacctgacacatggtgatgttgttccacctaatgtttgccttcttcatagcgtcttgcattagcaacagtttacaaatagcgattggtatgccagtatgtaccaaacgtggtagaatgggctgcactgtaccgatcctggcaagttcatctgctttactgttacctggaatgtctctttggcccggcacccagcaaaggtgaatatttaactgATGTACCGACTCCATTacagatgatcgacagttatggacttatagagtttgtagagacagagtccatcGATTTGATaacagcctgactatctgagaaaatacggatatcagatgttgatattacgttttctttaagccaatagttccgcctggaacacgctacaatgattgggaaagcggaatgagagacttaatttcattcGTTCACAGTTAACACCTTCACCAACcccttcatttttgtttgaaacatctgtataaaaatggattgaaccgtcttccaggaatgccctaacAACACAACAGACCCAACAAACATTGTCCTGTCTAAAACTATTGGTATAATTAACTAAACTAATTATTTCagaaacaaagcttttattattttgttatgtcATCCGGAACCAAAGGAATCCGTGAAATTAAAACGTCTTCGCCTTTGTACTTCTTTTTCAAAGTTGTGATTCGATaacgttgtttttttaattgttcacTGAAAAGTCGGCTGCCATAACGAAATCCTGGTATTTATCGTTATAACATTTTTAGTGGTTTTACTTGACAATTTCTAAGTTTGTCGAGTAAATTTAATGTGAGTCCCATTGATTGAAATCTGTATTGTGACctttgagttcaaaaactgttaCATTCCAAAATTTAgggttttatgtatttttgtatgctgtatcataaaaaaataaaaacgaaggaGTGGACAACCCTGGCCGATATGCACGCTAAGATTCACAAAAATCGGTCAACCCATTTCGGAggagtttaattaaaaacaccGTGACaagagaatttttataattgattATAACAACGGgacaaaatttttccaaaagccGCATGTTGTCATTTATCTCAAATTCatatttaagaaacatttttaaacaggattattttaacagcattttttcgtatcttaaaatttatttgaaaaaattctgtgTCCAAAGGGTAAAAGCTATTAAGCATATTTTTATAGTACAAAGAAATATTTCGCGACCCAACTTTTTTGATAGCTCGAACTTTGATAACtcgaattttgtttgattaaaataatgtGCTAACAGTCTGAAGAGCTAGTCTTTCATAGATTTTAACTTTGACTTCTCGGACTCTTTTGCTTGTACATATATCTTAAATAAAAGTCTTCAAGAGCGGGATAAAAATATCATCACTGCTAAAGACAAAATGCatgactttacaaacaaaattgaattttggtcaTCGTCTCTTAATCAAAACCACTCATTTTCCTCGACACAATCTTTTGTTGAATAAGTCGGATGTGAGATAAATATCAAGGAATTTATACCTGGTATGAAAATGGTGTTAGAAAAGTTGAGAAATGTGTCAATACTTCTCAATGGAAGAGATATCGAAGAATTGGGCCAAGGTGGATATTTAATCCGATTTTCAATGCAGCTGTAAATGAGGCAAAATTGGCAATCAAGCTCAAGGAAAGTCTGCTGAATCTATCTGCCGATGAAATGCTGCAATTGAAATTTAAGTCTTTCAATTTGGATACCTTTtggttaaaaaggaaataagaATATAATGGATTAACATTAGAGGCTTTGATGTGTTTGATTCCATTTGGCACCTCGGTACTGTGCGAGTTCTCATCAATGGCCAAAATTAAAAGTACGATTTAATTCTCAATGAAGCAAAAACGGATCCACGTGTTGAGAAATTGATTtaagaataactttttgttaatttgatacAAAAGTTTAAGTTGGATTATATCTCATAggttatgttaattttttgttgatttgacAGAAATGAATATTTCcaattatcattttttataataaaccttttttaattttattggtttGTTTAACTGCACTATTTTCTTAACCTTTTGGAATTCCTCGTAAGAATCTTCGCGACCCCTCTAAAAAGGCTTCGCGACCCCCTGGGGGATTGCGACCCACACATTGAAAAACACTTTATAAGACGAACCAACTTTTAACGAAACCCTACCGAAATAATTTAATCTATTTTACAAAAGGTCAtaagtttcttattttaaaagatttatcaaaTTAGTTTGTAGAGTAtagaatatataaaaacaaaagtaaaacagCGAAAACCACTTAAGTTGACTTAAGAGCCTTTACCTTTTGAACACAGagttattaaattgaattacattttaaaggtATTAATAACATAATAGTTAGATTGTTGCCTCATGAgaaaaaatttattacaaaattgtataatcAAGCGGGATTTCAAAGCATCAGTTTTCACCAATATGCAATCCTTCTTATGTAGAATAAAATGAACATCCCCCATACTTAtttaacataataataatataaataatgtgTTGTTCAACAGACACCACTACCGTACCGATCTAatagaatattattatttatatttgtattttttgtaggaAATGGACCCAGCGGAATTTCGCTTTCATACATGCTCGCTGGAAATTGGCCATATTGGATTTCGGAAAAAGTACAAAGGCATCCAGATGAAATGTTAAGAGCACGTCTTAATTATGCCGACCAAAGCAAAAGTTTAGTAGAACAAGACTTAATTGTTTTGGCCGATGGACTTGAAGGGCGAAGTACAAATCCAGTTTCGCTTTTGgtaaggaatacaaaaatacaaaaaattgggaCCATATTTAGcttattctaattttttttttattaattctttttagtTGGACAGTCTTGAGCATCCTTGCGCCGATTTAGGTATGGAACTGCCATCTATGTTGGAGTATCGATATGATGCAAAGAAAGAGGTAAGGATACGCCATTATAatagtttcaaataaaattgatattgatAAGGTACAAACCTCTaagaatttttatgaatttgcaaaatgtttttaaccaAACATTACATCTTGACGCACGTCTAAAAGACATTACATTCGGGAATAACCTTATGCtaaaattcattaatattttatttgtaattatttcatTTGGTTTGCTTCTTACCGGATTAATAAAATATGTGCCATAATGAATTTAATGTAGGTACTAAAAATGTGATTCAAATAAGATTATAAGACTCAATTCTTCTGCTATGATTCACTAAGTtagcaaaaaaatgttaagtcgaacctttttttttagttttaatttactGCTCGTCATTTTAAATGagtataacttaaaaaaaaaaaacacgatgaTGAATTATTCAAATCTTTTCACGTCTAAATAacaaatacagtattttgtatacatagctttttttaagacaactttTAGCAATAAACAAGTTTACTGACAGTTTAAATTAATATCGTTAAAATTTCCGTgacataaattcaaatattataaaatagtataataaattaattagtttatataaaaaaaaatttctagtTTTCGGATAATACACTATtgaattaacaaaagaaaaaatatatcttagcatactaaaattgaatttcatatcCGAGTTCTTTCACACACTTAGTTACTAATTAAATCCCAGGGCTTTAAATCTAGGAAGTACGTCATAGCTCAAAGTTGCCGACTAATATTTGTATAGCAGATGGCACTTCGTTCGATATCACCTTTAGTTAATAGAAGTggtcaaatatcttctcaagtgCATCAATTTACCCACTTGGTTGTCGGACTTGAGGGGTTCTAAATGTAAGATACCTTTAAGTAGTTAAATATCAATAGGTATCATAAGTTGACATAAAGCATGCTACTTGAGTTTAATAGATTTCTATAGAAACCAATAAGTCATTTACACAATAAAGTGCAAAAAGTTCCAATGATCCCCGTTGTTTGATATCATTTAAGACAATGGTCGTTCAGGATTTATAAAACGCCAACTCGTATAGCAATAAACTAAGTCTCAAGGTTTATTTTGTCTATTAGTctttaaacttacatttttttgaataattaaatgtttttaagtacCTATTTTTCCCGTAccaatttttcatattattgcattatttaattgtttttctgttCCATTTTTTTAGGTTGACCACATTGTCCTTGGCCAAGGTCCACCTGGGGGTTCGTGGCATAAAATGGATCCAAACCTTAGGACACTATCCCTCGCTGGATGGATGTCACTTCCTGGACTCAGTTATGGAAGCTGGGAAGCAgctcaacttaaaaaaaagtgcattcAATCTGATAGGAAAAACTCATCTTTCCTACGGAAAATGGCACTGGCCAAAACAAACTGCCCAAAATGCATCAAACTGCGAACCCTAAAACAACGTAATAGTTCAAATATCGATGAGTTTgtttttaacaacaacaacgaaagtGAACCAGAGGCTTTATGCTGTaagtgtacaaaaaaaatctgcaGCAGCACAAACAATAAGATTAATGACGCTAAAACAGAGCGAGAAGATTTGTTGCATGACAATATCGAAGAGACTATTAATTCGCCACCACGAAGAAATCTATCGCTTAAACGGCAAGTATCGAAAGAGGTACAGACAAGAGCTCTTGTATCAAGAGTTGCTGAATACTATGAAGATTATGTTCATCGTATGAATTTAGACAGGTTCTTTATGAACAATGCGAATGTGACGTTTATAGCTCCACTGAGTGCGGACTGTGCAAAATCAGACAAGTTTTCAGGTGCTAGATGGATTGTCACAgggtaaattaatttaatcaatttgaatatttaaatttcaataataataacaataataattgattttagaaTCGATGAATCAACTAGGCGaacgttttattttgtttgcaagaaTGTAGTGCTAGCTAATGGTGTGTCAGATCTACCAAACCGTTTGGGTCTCAGAGGTGAACACCAGCGAATCAATCAGACTTGGGTTAAGCATGAGCTGAGGGAACTTGAGACTGCGCTTGAAAATATGACAGAAAAGGAAAGAGAAAGTAAGAatattgtgtttgttttttttgtgtacctAATTGAtgcttaattatttattaaattttcagaaCTTAAACCTGTGCTTGTGGTGGGAGCTGGATTGAGTGCTGCGGATGCTGTGACCATATGTCGATCGTCTGATGTTAATGTCATACATGTGTACCGGAGCAAAAGCGTAGGATTGGATAAGTCGTTGCCGGAAAGTGTGTATCCTGAGTACCATGAGGTAAATaacagtttattttgtttttatgttaatttgAAACGAAAATAGTTTTGGATTTTTGCCTTGCCattaattgcttttaaaaataaaattttaaaaataccacattaaaataaagaaataccaaaaaaaaaaaacatttattaatatcGTATCATTTTTCAGGTACATCGAATGATGAAAGATCCAAGCCAAACATATAACTGTTACACGCCTGTTCCTGAGCacacaatttcaaaattgtccACAGATGTCTTTGGTTCTCACCTTGTAACAGTAAAGAATCTAAAAACCTCCGAGACAACGACTTACGAAGTTTCATATTGTGCCATTTTAATTGGAGCTAGACCAAATTTGCGTTTCATTTCCGACATAACCAAACACCCAGCCAGACAAATAATTCCTCCTAAGTGCTCTTATCCACACGCAGAACAGTACCAAACCCAGATGAC
This window of the Eupeodes corollae chromosome 3, idEupCoro1.1, whole genome shotgun sequence genome carries:
- the LOC129949468 gene encoding oxidative stress-induced growth inhibitor 2-like: MKDIAVRNIPSDSIYKDVVIIGNGPSGISLSYMLAGNWPYWISEKVQRHPDEMLRARLNYADQSKSLVEQDLIVLADGLEGRSTNPVSLLLDSLEHPCADLGMELPSMLEYRYDAKKEVDHIVLGQGPPGGSWHKMDPNLRTLSLAGWMSLPGLSYGSWEAAQLKKKCIQSDRKNSSFLRKMALAKTNCPKCIKLRTLKQRNSSNIDEFVFNNNNESEPEALCCKCTKKICSSTNNKINDAKTEREDLLHDNIEETINSPPRRNLSLKRQVSKEVQTRALVSRVAEYYEDYVHRMNLDRFFMNNANVTFIAPLSADCAKSDKFSGARWIVTGIDESTRRTFYFVCKNVVLANGVSDLPNRLGLRGEHQRINQTWVKHELRELETALENMTEKEREKLKPVLVVGAGLSAADAVTICRSSDVNVIHVYRSKSVGLDKSLPESVYPEYHEVHRMMKDPSQTYNCYTPVPEHTISKLSTDVFGSHLVTVKNLKTSETTTYEVSYCAILIGARPNLRFISDITKHPARQIIPPKCSYPHAEQYQTQMTRKLTWLKNICEKCKHFNICDWNRKLTPIEYRQRLYSTKKTCECNKAGNNEDSLSLCHLDDSGIGLGIEPTKPIDSKTNQIDVDKYTNEVHRMPKGLFAMGPLVGDNFVRFIPGGALAITSTLHQEND